A region of Myxococcales bacterium DNA encodes the following proteins:
- a CDS encoding HTTM domain-containing protein codes for MDLPSTGAAPASRHPDVIHRRAGADAERPLAQLRTLAGLARRADAEVDAFPLELFRVAVGLVATAYFARLAWEAGDIVAADGLYDHALSRDIFWFTAQPLFHTWMGAAWVRSVYALGAVASLALAAGARARLSAAVAYVVAVCSYRYSFLVVSVDDAVVHLLLAWMILLPVGRTLGPSLLVRPSREGLHDALRARAPGLGVRLLLANVALVYLVAGLTKWRSPLWLQGDALLAVLKLPASFWPEQFSAEQSWLLRPFNWAGLAIEPLFALLVVLPPRHACKRALGALLVVFHLCIALTLDVGLANVGCAALGLVLFRRELADLARAKLGASTEPPSPACPPRAARERTSRLVASASFVLVLLLYGAMVGSALQPSWRADAAPSDDPKAEGGGPIQRACVTGLWVLGLAQQYRLLDWIDERNYALSLSVRERDARGVLRSMPTERYLRSSSATRPTSTSCAASPRAS; via the coding sequence ATGGATCTCCCGAGCACGGGCGCCGCGCCGGCGTCGCGACACCCTGACGTGATTCACCGTCGCGCCGGTGCGGACGCTGAGCGCCCTCTCGCGCAGCTACGCACCCTCGCCGGACTGGCTCGCCGCGCCGACGCGGAGGTCGACGCCTTCCCGCTCGAGCTCTTTCGCGTCGCCGTCGGGCTCGTCGCGACGGCCTACTTCGCGCGCCTCGCCTGGGAAGCGGGCGACATCGTCGCGGCCGATGGCCTGTACGACCACGCGCTCTCCCGCGACATCTTCTGGTTCACGGCCCAGCCACTCTTCCACACGTGGATGGGCGCCGCCTGGGTGCGCTCGGTTTACGCGCTCGGCGCGGTCGCGTCGCTCGCGCTGGCCGCGGGCGCGCGCGCTCGCCTTTCGGCCGCGGTCGCGTATGTGGTTGCAGTATGCAGCTATCGCTACAGCTTCCTCGTCGTGTCCGTCGATGACGCGGTGGTCCACCTGCTCCTCGCGTGGATGATCCTGCTCCCCGTGGGGCGTACACTCGGGCCCTCGCTCCTCGTCCGCCCGAGCCGCGAGGGGCTACACGACGCGCTCCGTGCGCGCGCGCCCGGGCTCGGGGTGCGCCTCCTCCTCGCGAACGTCGCGCTCGTCTATCTGGTCGCCGGCCTCACGAAGTGGCGAAGCCCGCTGTGGCTCCAGGGGGACGCGCTGCTCGCGGTGCTGAAGCTCCCCGCGAGCTTCTGGCCCGAGCAGTTCTCGGCCGAGCAGTCGTGGCTCTTGCGGCCGTTCAACTGGGCCGGGCTCGCCATCGAGCCGCTGTTCGCGTTGCTCGTCGTGCTCCCGCCGCGCCACGCGTGCAAGCGCGCGCTCGGCGCCCTGCTCGTCGTCTTTCACCTGTGCATCGCGCTCACCCTCGACGTGGGGCTCGCGAACGTCGGGTGCGCGGCCCTCGGGCTCGTGCTCTTTCGGAGGGAGCTCGCGGACCTCGCGCGGGCGAAGCTCGGAGCATCGACGGAGCCGCCGAGCCCCGCGTGCCCGCCCCGCGCAGCGCGTGAGCGGACGTCTCGGCTCGTCGCGAGCGCGTCCTTCGTCCTCGTGCTGCTGCTCTATGGCGCGATGGTCGGCTCGGCCCTCCAACCGAGCTGGCGTGCCGACGCGGCGCCGTCCGACGACCCGAAGGCCGAAGGCGGCGGTCCGATCCAGCGCGCCTGCGTGACGGGCCTCTGGGTCCTCGGCCTCGCGCAACAGTATCGGCTGCTCGACTGGATAGACGAGCGCAACTATGCACTCTCGCTCAGCGTACGCGAGCGTGACGCGCGCGGCGTTCTCCGTTCGATGCCGACGGAGCGCTACCTCCGCTCCTCTTCCGCGACGCGACCAACAAGTACCTCCTGCGCCGCGTCGCCGCGGGCCTCGTGA
- a CDS encoding helix-hairpin-helix domain-containing protein, producing MDQARKMKTVYTVVDRGQKSYWVRVGVGFENQDGSLNLKLDAVPTNGTLQVRDWEAREEGDHGARGRAGTNANANANARPSGDRRREVRVMSTGPVNLACARARITAVLRGLARSPWAGPAGRALFAGLALVVLSAIGGSALAGAAATGGTTGPPDAQGLSLPEPTTAPTVLAETVIVVPRGDGGAGTQAQAAATEGLGKATEGSPVGLNTATLDDLRRLPGIGPKKAAAILALRAKLGRFRRAEELMRVKGIGRGTFKKLRPLVKVDEPPAG from the coding sequence ATGGATCAAGCGCGAAAGATGAAGACGGTCTACACGGTCGTGGACCGCGGGCAGAAGTCGTACTGGGTGCGCGTCGGCGTGGGCTTCGAGAACCAGGACGGCTCGCTGAACCTCAAGCTCGACGCCGTGCCCACGAACGGCACGCTCCAGGTGCGCGACTGGGAGGCGCGCGAGGAGGGTGACCACGGCGCGCGCGGGCGGGCGGGCACGAACGCGAACGCGAACGCGAACGCGCGGCCCAGCGGAGACCGCCGCCGGGAGGTTCGCGTGATGTCAACGGGGCCCGTCAACCTGGCATGCGCGCGCGCGCGGATCACCGCGGTGCTTCGCGGCCTGGCCCGCTCGCCGTGGGCGGGGCCCGCCGGGCGCGCGCTGTTCGCGGGCCTCGCGCTCGTCGTGCTGTCGGCGATCGGCGGCTCGGCGCTCGCGGGGGCCGCCGCCACCGGGGGCACCACGGGCCCGCCGGACGCGCAGGGCCTCTCCCTCCCGGAGCCCACGACGGCGCCGACCGTCCTGGCCGAGACCGTAATCGTGGTCCCACGCGGTGACGGCGGCGCGGGGACGCAGGCGCAGGCGGCCGCGACCGAGGGGCTCGGGAAGGCCACCGAGGGGTCTCCCGTGGGGCTCAACACCGCGACCTTGGACGACCTCAGGCGCCTCCCCGGGATCGGCCCCAAGAAGGCGGCGGCCATCCTGGCGCTGCGCGCCAAGCTGGGGCGGTTTCGACGCGCGGAGGAACTGATGAGGGTGAAGGGGATCGGCCGGGGCACGTTCAAGAAGCTGCGCCCGCTGGTCAAGGTGGACGAGCCGCCCGCGGGGTAG
- a CDS encoding DUF362 domain-containing protein, whose translation MTQHDESMQIARIEESLAADTLASRRAFLGVAGAAVLAPSALALLEGEALAAGGANEARSFAAQPPAGFRPFSAPGRVVKVSKKDSLEANQLYPKADDAKAMLTRVLTELTGKPDLVSAVKEFVHPQDKVLVKVNGIARQNMGTNKELVLPFIEAMIAAGVPAASITVLEQYGGFLAGTRITPQNLPAGVQVAVHNNGKIKGPDGDKENPAMVAMPERLIPGTGTRTKFVKPLTDATCAINFALVKDHSICGFTGALKNMTHGCSINPHDFHVHNASPQIALMYAQDIIKSRVRLNILDGYKVMAHGGPLWKSPQHVKPHEAVYASTDAVAIDAIGWEVVEKLRAELGLKSLTDEKRAPSYIKAAAELGLGVAERARITLKEVAI comes from the coding sequence ATGACCCAGCACGACGAGTCCATGCAGATTGCACGTATCGAGGAGAGCCTCGCGGCCGATACCCTGGCCTCTCGTCGCGCTTTCCTGGGCGTGGCGGGCGCGGCGGTGCTGGCCCCCAGCGCCCTGGCGCTGCTCGAGGGCGAGGCGCTGGCCGCGGGGGGGGCGAACGAAGCGCGCAGCTTCGCCGCCCAGCCGCCCGCCGGCTTCCGGCCCTTCTCGGCGCCCGGCAGGGTCGTCAAGGTCAGCAAGAAAGACTCGCTCGAGGCGAACCAGCTCTACCCCAAGGCTGACGACGCGAAGGCCATGCTCACGCGCGTCCTCACCGAGCTCACGGGAAAGCCCGACCTCGTGTCCGCGGTGAAGGAGTTCGTGCACCCGCAAGACAAGGTGCTCGTGAAGGTCAACGGCATCGCGCGCCAGAACATGGGCACCAACAAAGAGCTCGTGCTCCCCTTCATCGAGGCGATGATCGCGGCGGGCGTGCCCGCGGCGAGCATCACGGTGCTCGAGCAGTACGGCGGCTTCCTCGCCGGCACGCGCATCACCCCCCAGAACCTGCCGGCCGGCGTGCAGGTGGCCGTGCACAACAACGGCAAGATCAAGGGCCCCGATGGCGACAAGGAGAACCCCGCCATGGTCGCCATGCCGGAGCGCCTCATCCCCGGCACGGGCACGCGCACCAAGTTCGTGAAGCCCCTGACCGACGCGACGTGCGCCATCAACTTCGCCCTCGTGAAGGACCACAGCATCTGCGGCTTCACCGGCGCGCTGAAGAACATGACCCACGGATGCAGCATCAACCCGCACGATTTTCACGTGCACAACGCGAGCCCCCAGATCGCGCTCATGTACGCGCAGGACATCATCAAGTCGCGCGTGCGGCTCAACATCCTCGACGGCTACAAGGTCATGGCCCACGGCGGCCCCCTGTGGAAGTCACCTCAGCATGTGAAGCCGCACGAGGCCGTCTACGCCTCCACCGACGCCGTCGCGATCGACGCCATCGGGTGGGAGGTCGTCGAGAAGCTTCGCGCGGAGCTCGGCCTGAAGTCTCTCACCGACGAGAAGCGCGCCCCCTCGTACATCAAGGCCGCGGCGGAGCTTGGGCTCGGCGTAGCCGAACGCGCGCGCATCACCCTGAAAGAAGTAGCTATTTAG